A DNA window from Acropora palmata chromosome 12, jaAcrPala1.3, whole genome shotgun sequence contains the following coding sequences:
- the LOC141859375 gene encoding growth hormone-inducible transmembrane protein-like: MFATRVLGRCSSARFRSFSSFSVQNTSKMIGRIPARTCHRPFQTETKAAWRTWEGTTKAPGITAETTGQAVLGGAALVGVGALCYYGLGLSNEVGAIDRAMVWPQIVRDRVRSTYTYFAGSLALTAGTAYAISQSRAIHTLMRASPWLVVGGGMIATIGSSMLCMSLPYAPGLNAKHLSWAGHSALIGTLIAPLMLLGGPLVLRAAAITGGVVGALSLTAACAPDGKFLTWGGPLAIGLGGVCMACLGTLFLPASSMVGAGLQSIVTYGGLVIFGGFMLYDTQKIIRQAETYPVYAERPYDPINASIGIYMDTINIFIRILTIMASSNSKRRK; encoded by the exons ATGTTCGCAACAAGAGTCCTTGGTCGGTGTTCATCCGCTCGATTTCGGagtttttcttcgttttcggTACAAAATACATCCAAAATGATAGGAAGAATTCCTGCACGAACTtgtcacagaccatttcaaACCGAGACAAAAGCTGCATGGCGGACTTGGGAAGGAACAACCAAAGCACCAGGCATAACAG cTGAAACTACTGGGCAAGCTGTGCTAGGTGGTGCAGCACTTGTTGGAGTGGGAGCCCTGTGCTATTATGGCCTTGGATTATCCAATGAAGTGGGAGCTATTGATCGAGCGATGGTGTGGCCACAGATAGTGCGTGACCGTGTGAGGTCTACATACACATACTTTGCTGGGAGTTTGGCCCTTACAGCAGGGACAGCATATGCCATTAGTCAAAGCAGGGCTATCCACACCCTAATGCGAGCCAGTCCCTGGCTG GTTGTTGGGGGTGGAATGATTGCCACAATAGGGAGTTCAATGCTGTGCATGAGTTTGCCATATGCTCCTGGATTGAATGCAAAGCATCTTTCATGGGCTG GCCATAGTGCTCTCATAGGGACCCTGATTGCTCCCCTAATGCTATTGGGAGGGCCCTTGGTCCTGCGTGCAGCTGCCATCACTGGTGGTGTTGTGGGGGCCTTATCGCTAACAGCTGCCTGTGCTCCTGATGGCAAGTTCCTGACATGGGGTGGTCCCTTGGCTATTGGCCTTGGAGGGGTTTGCATGGCATGTCTTG GGACCCTGTTTCTGCCAGCCTCTTCAATGGTGGGTGCAGGACTCCAGTCCATAGTTACCTATGGTGGTTTGGTCATTTTTGGAGGCTTCATGTTGTATGACACACAGAAGATCATACGACAAGCTGAGACATATCCAGTGTATGCAGAGAGGCCATATGACCCCATCAATGC ATCCATCGGAATATACATGGACACCATAAACATTTTCATAAGGATTCTAACCATCATGGCTTCCTCAAACTCGAAGAGAAGAAAGTGA